GTCCTCAAGTACGACGACGTCCTCAACCGGCAGCGCACGGTGGTCTACGACGAGCGTCGCCGGGTGCTCAAGGGAGAGGACCTCGAGGAGCAGATCCGTCTCTTCATGACGGACGTCGTGGGCGGTTATGTCGACGCTGAGACGACCAACGGGTTCTCCGAGGACTGGGACCTGGATCGGCTCTTCACCGCGCTGAAGGCGATCTACCCCGCGTCGTTCACCCCGCAGGAGCTGATCGAGGGGGCCGGGGGGCTCGCCAGCCTGTCGGCTGCCGGCCTGCGGGAGGAGATCGTCACCGACATCCACGAGGCCTACGACCGTCGCGAGCAGGAGCTCACCGAGCCGGTGGCCCGCGAGCTCGAGCGTCGGGTCGTCCTGTCGGTCCTGGACCGCAAGTGGCGCGAGCACCTCTACGAGATGGACTACCTCAAGGAGGGCATCGGTCTGCGGGCGATGGCCCAGCGGGACCCGCTCGTGGAGTACCAGCGTGAGGGCTTCCAGCTCTTCGAGGCGATGAACGAGGCGATCAAGGAGGAGTCGGTCGGCTACCTCTTCAACTCCGAGGTCCAGGTCCCGACCCTGCCCGAGTCGACCACCCAGCCCAAGAGCGTCGACGCACTCCTCGGCGGCGAGACGGAGGGCGCCGAGAGCGCTCGACCCCAGGTCATGGCCAAGGGGCTCGAGGACGGGTCGCGGCAACGCCAGCTGCACTACTCGGCACCGTCCGAGGACGGCGGTGTCGACGAGCGCGACGACGGCGGCTCCACCGACAGCGGCTCGCGCTCGGAGCGTCGCGCCGCGGCGAAGAAGGTCAAGAAGGCCAAGAAGAGCCGCTGATCGAGACGGCTCGTGTCGGCCCGGGTCCCCGTGAGGGGGCCCGGGCCGACGAATGTCGGGGTCAGCCGACCTGGAGCGCGTCGACGACCCAACGACGGTCACGGCCGACCAGGCGCAGGGCGAGTGCCCGCACCCGTCCACCGTCGACCAGCACCACGGAGGCCTCGGCGACGTGGGGGGAGAGCTCGCACAGGTGCACGCGGATCACCCGGGTGCGGTGCGCCGAGTCACGCGTGGTCCGGCGCCGCCCCGCACGCGAGCCACGCCGGGCGACGACCGCGTAGACCTCGGGGCTGGTCCAGCGCATGACCTGGCTGGGCGGGCGGACGCCGTGCATGACCTCGACGAGGCCTTGGGCGATGTGTGCCGCCCAGTCGCGGGCATCGGGCAGCTCGGCTGCCAGGCTCGTCTGCGGACCGAAGACCTGCTGGTCGGTCGCTGCCGCGAAGTCGACGGCCAGAGCGTCCTGCACGTAGGGAGTCGCGGCCCGAGCCCGCTCCTCGCGACCCTGTGCGTGGGTCGGGAGCGGGACGCCCTCCGGGCAGTGACGTGGTGCCGGGAGTACCCGCAGTGGTGGCGTGGCGGTCATCGTGTCCCCTTCGTGGCCGAGGTCGCCCCCGGGTCGTGGTGGTGATCGGGCGGACTCAGGCGAGTCCCGGGCAGCAGGAGGTGAGGGTCGGGGCCGATGCGATCGGCGTTGGCCTCGTGCCACCGGGGCCAGGCCTGCGCGATCTCCGCGGCGGTGGCATCCGGGCCGAGGTGGGCGGCGGTGATCGACCACAGGCTGTCGCCACGTCGGACGACGACCTCGTCGCCCGAGTCCGCTCGGTGGTGGCCGGTCAGGAGGCTCGGGTCGGTGCGGTGCCTGGGCCCGGGGCGTCGAGGAGTCCACCCGGGTGCGGCCGGTGTCGTGGTCGGCGCACTCGACTCGGTCGTGGCGCTCCAGCCCGGCGAGGTGCCCGGGGTGGGCGCGGGGCGGGAGGTGCGTGGTGTGGGTGCGGTGAGCGGGGTCGGTGCGTGGGCGCTCTCCGGCGCCGACGGCAGCCACCCGGGTGCCAGCGCATCGATCCGGACCTGCGAAGGGCGGACGGCGGCCACTGCGGTGCCGGGCAGGACCGAGGCGGTCACCGAGGCGCCGATGACGACGGCTGCCCATCGTCGGACGATGGCCGGCGTCACCCGGTCGCGCAGGTGGAGTGCCCAGCGTCCGATGCCTCCTGGCACCTGCGCCAGCAGTGACAGGAGCAGGGCGAGCGTCAGCCACCCGACGATGAGCGTGGCGCCAAGGGCGGCCACGCCGACGACGGCCGCGGCGGGGTCGCCGCCGGTGGCGAGGCCGTCGAGCGCCATCCGGTGGGCGCCGACGGCGAGGACCAGGGTGAGCAGGACTCCGCAGAGGGTGGCGACGAAGGCCCAGATGCTCCTCTGCAGGTGTCGCATGTCCATCCCTTCGGTGGTCCGATGTATCGATCAATATATTTTGATGCTGTTTGTGTGTGTTTGATGTGGTTCATAGCAAATCACGTGATCTGGATGGTGGCAACAGGTGATGTCGGGCGCATGTGGAGGGGACGGCCTACATTGGGCGGGTGCGCTGGGACCGACTCTTCGACGACCTCGAGGCGCAGCTGGCTGCCCAGACCCGTCTGGAGCTCGACGCCGAGGTGGCCGAGCGCACCAGGACCGAGCGGTCGAAGGTCACTCTGGGGGAGCGGATCTCGGGTGCGGTGGGCGCCCACCTGGTCATCCGACTGCGGGGTGGGTCGGTGGCGCGCGGTCGGCTCGACGACTGCGGCGACGGGTGGCTGCTGCTGGTCGAGGACGGTGGTCGTCAGCAGCTGGTGTCCGTCGCTGCGGTGCTTGGTGCCTCAGGGCTGGGCCGCCCCCGGGACGACACCCGAGCGCGACGCTTCGGCATCGGGTCGGCGGTGCGGGGCATCAGCCGTGACCGACGGGCCGTCGCGGTCATCGATGTCGACGGCGGAACGGTGCACGGCACGATCGACGGTGTGGGAGCGGATGCCTTCGACATCACCGAGCACCCGCTGGACAGCCCGCGCAGGGCGGCCAACGTGCGCGGCGAGCGGGTCGTCCCCTTCGCCGCGGTCGCCCTCATCAGCTCGTCCTGATGGGTGCGCCCGCGGGTCACTCCTCGGGGCCACCACGCTGGACGAACTCGCGCGTCTGGGCGTACATCCGCTCGATGTAGGCGTCCAGCTGGTCGACCTCGACCCGCCACTGGCCGCGCCCGCCGACCTTGATGGCGGGCAGCTCGCCGCTGCGCACGAGCGCATAGGTCTGTGCAGCCGAGACGCCGAGGACCTCGGAGACCTCTGTGAGCGGGACGAATCTGCGGGCCATGCCCCCAAGTCTGCCATCGGGCCGGGTGAGCCACGCGCATCGACCGCACCCCTGTGGATGATCGCCGAGCACTGTCGGCCGCATCGGTGCATGATGCTCGTGACCCGATCTCGACTCCGAAGGAGCGCCGTGAGCTCGCTGCCCACGCCGACCGCACGGCGACTGACCAAACCGTCGTGGAAGGACACCCGCCTGCTGATCGGCATCCTGCTGGTCCTCCTGTCCGTGGTCATCGGGGCCCTGGCCTTCCGCGCGGCCGACGACCGGGTGGGGGTGTGGGCAGCCAACGCACCGCTCACGCCCGGCGAGTCGATCGACGAGAGCGACCTGAAGAGGGTCGATGTCCAGCTGGGTGACGGGTCGGCCACGTACCTCCGCTCGGACCAGGAGCTCCCCGAGGGCGCGGTCGTCGACCGCGAGCTGCGAGCGGGTGAGCTGCTGCCGCGCTCAGCGGTCGTCAGCCCCCTCGAGCTCGACGTGCAACGGGTCCCGGTGCGCGTCGACCCGGTCTCGTTGAGCAACCTCACCAAGGGCTCACGAGTGACCGTGCTGGCGCCCCCTGCGCCTGCGCCGTCCGCTGAGCGACGGCGGTCGGACGAGCGCCCGACCTACGAGGTCGTCGCCCGCCGGGTCACCGTCTATGCGCTGCCCAAGTCCTCGGGCGGGGTCATGGGGACCGGGTCAGGGTCTGCCGCGATCCTCGTCGTCCCCAAGGACCTCGTGGCCGAGCTGCTGTCGTTGGACGACAAGGACCATCCGATCAAGCTCGTCATCGAGGCCGGGAGCCCGGAGAAGAAGGACTGATGTCCGTCACCGTGCTCACTGCCCTCTCCCACGCGTGGGAGGGGCGCATGGTCGAGATCGTCGACCGGCTCCCGGGGATCGCCGTCGGACGCCGCTGCGTCGACCTCGCTGACCTGCTCGCTGCTGCCGCCGCCGGCCACGGCGACGTGGCCCTGGTCTCCGCCGACCTTCGGGGGCTGGATCGGGACGCACTGGCGCACCTGGGCGCGCACGGGGTCGCCGTCGTCGGCGCGAGCCCCGACGGGGACGAGGAGCAGGAGCGCCGGCTGCGCCAGCTCGGTGTCCAGCGGCACGTCCACCTCGCCACCCCCGGCGAGGACCTCGTGGAGAGTCTGACCGTGCACGCTGCTGCAGGCGTCGCCGTCGCCTCGGGACCGCAGCAGACGTGGCCCGGCCAGGACCCGCCGACAGCCCCCGTGGCGCTCGTCACCGACTCCACCCCGCCACCCGTGGCTCCGGCCGAGGCGGTGCGCGGACGGGTCATCGCGGTCTGGGGACCGACCGGCGCACCCGGGCGCAGCACCGTCGCGGTCAACCTGGCGAGTGAGCTCGCGGCCGCCGGCGCACCGACGGTCCTCATCGACCTCGACACCTACGGCGCAGCGGTCGCCCAGCTGCTGAGCGTCCTCGACGAGGCGCCGGGTCTGGCCTCGGCCGCGCGCGCGTCCGAGCTGGGGACCCTCGACCTGATGGGGCT
The genomic region above belongs to Janibacter limosus and contains:
- a CDS encoding Rv3235 family protein, translated to MTATPPLRVLPAPRHCPEGVPLPTHAQGREERARAATPYVQDALAVDFAAATDQQVFGPQTSLAAELPDARDWAAHIAQGLVEVMHGVRPPSQVMRWTSPEVYAVVARRGSRAGRRRTTRDSAHRTRVIRVHLCELSPHVAEASVVLVDGGRVRALALRLVGRDRRWVVDALQVG
- a CDS encoding LysM peptidoglycan-binding domain-containing protein, with product MRHLQRSIWAFVATLCGVLLTLVLAVGAHRMALDGLATGGDPAAAVVGVAALGATLIVGWLTLALLLSLLAQVPGGIGRWALHLRDRVTPAIVRRWAAVVIGASVTASVLPGTAVAAVRPSQVRIDALAPGWLPSAPESAHAPTPLTAPTPRTSRPAPTPGTSPGWSATTESSAPTTTPAAPGWTPRRPGPRHRTDPSLLTGHHRADSGDEVVVRRGDSLWSITAAHLGPDATAAEIAQAWPRWHEANADRIGPDPHLLLPGTRLSPPDHHHDPGATSATKGTR
- a CDS encoding helix-turn-helix domain-containing protein, which encodes MARRFVPLTEVSEVLGVSAAQTYALVRSGELPAIKVGGRGQWRVEVDQLDAYIERMYAQTREFVQRGGPEE
- a CDS encoding SAF domain-containing protein, coding for MSSLPTPTARRLTKPSWKDTRLLIGILLVLLSVVIGALAFRAADDRVGVWAANAPLTPGESIDESDLKRVDVQLGDGSATYLRSDQELPEGAVVDRELRAGELLPRSAVVSPLELDVQRVPVRVDPVSLSNLTKGSRVTVLAPPAPAPSAERRRSDERPTYEVVARRVTVYALPKSSGGVMGTGSGSAAILVVPKDLVAELLSLDDKDHPIKLVIEAGSPEKKD
- a CDS encoding AAA family ATPase — protein: MSVTVLTALSHAWEGRMVEIVDRLPGIAVGRRCVDLADLLAAAAAGHGDVALVSADLRGLDRDALAHLGAHGVAVVGASPDGDEEQERRLRQLGVQRHVHLATPGEDLVESLTVHAAAGVAVASGPQQTWPGQDPPTAPVALVTDSTPPPVAPAEAVRGRVIAVWGPTGAPGRSTVAVNLASELAAAGAPTVLIDLDTYGAAVAQLLSVLDEAPGLASAARASELGTLDLMGLARLAVEVSPRFRVLTGIPTPNRWPEIRPAAVEQIIDLSRSLGAFVVLDLGFAIEDDEELSYDTAAPRRNAATLSGLAEADDLLLVGSADPVGLQRMVRAVQGVGQVASPTPRPVVNRLRASSVGADPRRRVEESLARFAGVEGITFLPEDRAATDAALLAGMTLAECDPDSELRRAIAQLAGTFSGVVAPARRASGRVLRRRRP